One segment of Erigeron canadensis isolate Cc75 chromosome 2, C_canadensis_v1, whole genome shotgun sequence DNA contains the following:
- the LOC122587379 gene encoding 3-oxo-5-alpha-steroid 4-dehydrogenase 2-like: MKIPILENYMFDEPSIWVTVTTIATLISTLYLGFAEIMGNHLQYSKFANSKKKTSTTNKQEAGVKISSRTGMLIFYTPAFLAGLVSFFLFPGGDFRFFLLKFAVTFHFFKRDLEVLFVHKYSGGIILGSVILISGFYLSMAAGLITVHYLTLGLPEPSVDLKYIGLIIYIVGILGNFYHHNLLSDLRKNNEKEYKIPQGGLFNLVICPHYMFEIAIFVGISFISQTPLAFACTFGDSLYLISRSYVTRKWYANKFEDFPKHIKCVIPYLF, translated from the exons ATGAAGATACCAATATTGGAGAATTATATGTTCGACGAACCATCGATTTGGGTTACCGTAACAACGATAGCGACGTTGATATCGACGTTATACTTGGGTTTTGCAGAGATTATGGGGAATCATCTTCAGTATTCCAAATTTGCAAACTCTAAAAAGAAAACTTCAACAACTAATAAACAAGAAGCAGGTGTTAAGATATCAAGTAGAACTGGTATGTTGATATTCTATACGCCCGCCTTCCTTGCAGGACTTgtttcctttttcctttttccgGGTGGCGATTTCAGATTCTTTTTGCTTAAATTTGCTGTTACCTTTCATTTCTTCAAGAGGGATCTAGAG GTTCTATTTGTTCACAAATACAGTGGCGGCATTATTCTAGGTTCGGTCATTCTCATCTCCGGGTTCTACTTATCAATGGCTGCAGGCTTGATCACTGTACACTATCTTACCCTCGGGCTACCAGAGCCATCCGTCGATCTCAAATACATTGGTTTGATCATTTATATAGTAGGAATACTCGGAAACTTCTATCACCACAATCTCCTCTCAGATCTAAGAAAAAACAACGAAAAAGAGTACAAGATTCCTCAAGGTGGACTCTTTAATCTGGTTATTTGCCCACATTATATGTTTGAAATCGCTATATTTGTTGGTATATCTTTTATTAGCCAAACACCATTGGCTTTTGCCTGCACTTTTGGTGACTCCTTATACTTGATTTCTAGGAGTTATGTGACTAGAAAATGGTACGCAAACAAGTTTGAGGACTTTCCGAAACACATCAAGTGTGTGATTCCTTATTTATTCTGA
- the LOC122586425 gene encoding steroid 5-alpha-reductase DET2-like: MKIPILDKFMFDEPSVWVTATTIATLISTLYLIFAEIMGNHLQYSKFANSNKTASTTNKQEAGVKIPSRIGMLIFYTPAFLAGLVSFFLFPGGDLRFFLLKLAVTLHFFKRDLEVLFVHKYSGGIILGSIIVVSGCYLSAAAGLITIHYLTLGQPEPSVDLKYIGLITYIVGILGNFYHHKLLSELRKNNEKEYKIPQGGLFNLVICPHYLFEITIFVGLSFISQTPLAFACTFGVSLYLTSRSYATRKWYMDKFEDFPKHIKCVIPYLL, from the exons ATGAAGATACCGATATTGGACAAGTTCATGTTTGACGAACCATCGGTTTGGGTGACCGCAACAACAATAGCAACGTTGATATCGACGTTATACTTGATTTTTGCGGAGATTATGGGGAATCATCTTCAGTATTCTAAATTTGCAAACTCTAACAAAACAGCTTCAACAACTAATAAACAAGAAGCAGGTGTTAAGATACCAAGTAGAATCGGTATGCTGATTTTCTACACGCCCGCATTCCTTGCAGGACTCGTTTCCTTCTTCCTCTTTCCGGGTGGCGATCTCAGATTTTTTTTGCTTAAACTTGCTGTTACCTTACATTTCTTCAAGCGGGATCTAGAG GTTCTGTTTGTTCACAAATATAGTGGTGGCATTATTCTAGGTTCAATCATTGTCGTCTCCGGATGCTATTTATCCGCGGCTGCAGGCTTGATCACTATACACTATCTTACCCTCGGGCAACCAGAGCCATCCGTCGATCTCAAATACATTGGTTTGATCACTTATATAGTAGGAATACTCGGAAACTTCTATCACCACAAACTCCTCTCGGAGCTAAGGAAAAACAACGAAAAAGAGTACAAGATTCCTCAAGGTGGACTGTTTAATCTGGTTATATGCCCTCATTATCTTTTTGAAATCACTATCTTTGTTGGTTTATCTTTTATTAGCCAAACACCGTTGGCTTTTGCCTGCACTTTTGGCGTCTCCTTGTACCTAACTTCTAGGAGTTACGCGACCAGAAAATGGTACATGGACAAGTTTGAGGACTTTCCGAAACACATCAAGTGTGTGATTCCTTACTTATTGTGA